A segment of the Eubalaena glacialis isolate mEubGla1 chromosome 14, mEubGla1.1.hap2.+ XY, whole genome shotgun sequence genome:
TCCACGCGTGGAGACCTGGGTGACCTGGGCTGTGTCCACAAAGGTTGCTGTGCTCAGGGTGTGAGTGACCCCTGGAAGGCCTGTGACCAGTCCCCCGAGCGTGGGGGTCCTGGGGTGTCCCTTCCTGGCCCTGAGACACATTCCTCCCCTTACTGCCTGGCTGTGCGGGGTCACAGCCCCCGGCAGAGGGGGCCAGGCCTCCCTTCCTCAGAGAGCACCTTGTCTACAGTGCAGACTGCTCACAGGCTCCTCGGACCCCAAGATGCTGGAgctggggccggggccggggctggggccgGGGCCCGAGACAGAGCCCCATCAGCCCctttttacaggtgagggaatTGAGGCCCGGAGAGGGCGAATGAGCTGTGTAGACTCACACAGCCAGTTAGGGAAGGAGACTGAGTAATTTCAGACAGTGGCAGAGATGCCGGGGGCAGGTTTAAAAGCGGGGACTGGACAAGCCTCCCACCTCCCGGGGTGCAGCCTGGACCAGTCCCCCCCAGTCACGGGGGagccctccccacctcctatGAAGTGAAAGAGGTTCCCAGCTCACCCTTTCTTCCTCCAGGCCAGGGGGGAGCACAGGGTCACGCGGTCCGGCCCTCGCCTCCCCCCATCAGTGCcccaggctgggggtgaggggttgCTGGGGGTAGGCTAGGTGGCCCGGGCTTGGGCATGGGCGCCCTCTGCCCCCCGGGGCCTCCTGTGGGCGCCCCATCCCTGTGTGGGCTGCTCTGACTCCGTGCCGGGAGCCGAGCTTAGGCAAACCACGCCGCACTGGACGCCATTCAAGCTTTTACAGGCCCTCAAATTGGGGCTGGAGCCGGAGAGGAAATACTAAAATCCTGTGTACACAACTTCTGTCTGTGCGCGCCCAGGCTCCAGGAGAATCAGGCACGGCTGCGAGGGACACGTTTGTACTGTTTTAAGGGCTCCACGCCTTTCCCCCTGCTCTGCTTTGAACAGGCAGCACTGATGTGTCGCCTAAAACCGAGATTCCTGGATGTGGGCCCCGGGACGTGTCTGTAGGGGTTGAGGGGGGACACTGAACTTTTCTCCTACCCCATCCAAGACCCACAAAGCTGCGTTCAGAATCCTGGGATCCATGAACCACAGGGCACAGCCCAGGCCCCTTCGCTGGCAGAAAGATGCAGCCAGAGGAGACGGCAGCTTAGAGGTCCCTAGAGCCAGGCAGTCCTGGGTGGGAGATTGGCTCAGCACTTTGCAGctctgtgactgtgggcaaggacaccccccttcccccatctgtaaaatgggtgtgataATGGTAAGATGATGGTATCCCTGAGGTTTCCTGTGAAGATTAAAGAGATGATGTAGTTAGGGAAACATCTCAGAGTCTGGTACATTATACTTGCTCCCCAAATGGTAGCCGTTGTTATTATTTATATGAGGTAATAGTAAAAGCACCCTTATGAGCTAGGCACTCGCTAAGTGCTGCATGCAGTTTAATTCACTTCATCCTCACAGTAGCCCCATGAAGTAGTACTTTAACCACACCCTAGGTGAGAAACTAGAACACCAACGAACGgaatgacttacccaaggtcacacagctagtgattgGCtgggttgggatttgaacccaggcagtctgcttCAGAGTCTTAGGTGCTTTGCTGCCGCTCTGAACTGCTGGTCAGCTGTATGTGCCCATGGTGTCCTCATCCTGACACGAAGCTCCCCACACTTGGCCCCTGCCCACCTTCCCAGTTTCATCCCTGCTGAATGCCCTCAAGCACTCCTATGCAGCCACCACGCGTCTCCCTGGTTCTGAGCCTGTGCGCCTCCTCCCACCTCTCGGCCAGGGCTCAGCCCCTCTCCTAGCCAAAGCTCTGTCTGCTCACCATCTGTGCGTTAGGTCCTCCCAGGCTACCCTGGCCAGAgaggctccctccctctctgagcTGCCCCAAcactcccatccccccaccttcAGGTCTCCCATGCCCTTGACCTTGGGTTGTGGATGTGTTCATCTTCCTCATCTGGTCCCTCATCAAGACCCCTGCATGTCTGACCCAGTTTCTTGTGCAGATAGGACCTCGCATTTGGGGGAATTGAATTTTCACTGATGGTAAATCTGGGCTGATTGGCGACATCACACTGGTGACCTGTGTGAGGGAAACAGAAGAGGGGCTCAAACCAGCTTGCTCAGAGGAGGTGGGAGACAAGGTGGGCACCAGCCCCACATTGCTAACATCTGCCACCGGCCCAGGAATCAGCCAGGACAGTGAGAGTGCGGCCTGggctcccctgcccacccctgcctCTACTTCCCCCTTAATTGTCCTGTCATCAGGGTTTCCCAGGAGCCCTGGTCGGTCTCAGGTAAGGACGGACACCTCACAGGGGTCTGAGCTCATTCTGGCTGGGCTGCCCCAAACACGCGGCCTGCAAAGGGCGTCTGTTCTCCAGGCCTGTCTGTGCTCCACGTGACACCAGCCGCAGCTTGAGCACAACGCAGCTTCTAGCCCTCCCGCCGGGCGGCGAGACCCACGCACCCTCCCGCCGGGCGGCGAGACCCACGCACCCTCCCGCCGGGCGGCGAGACCCACGCACCCTCCCGCCGGGCGGCTGGACCCACGCACCCTCCCGCCGGGCGGCTGGACCCACGCACCCTCCCGCCGGGCGGCTGGACCCACGCACCCTCCCGCCGGGCGGCGAGACCCACGCACCCTCCCGCCGGGCGGCGAGACCCACGCACCCTCCCGCCGGGCGGCCGGACCCACGCACCCTCCCGCCGGGCGGCCGGACCCACGCACCCTCCCGCCGGGCGGCGAGACCCACGCACCCTCCCGCCGGGCGGCCGGACCCACGCACCCTCCCGCCGGGCGGCGAGACCCACGCACCCTCCCGCCGGGCGGCCGGACCCACGCACCCTCCCGCCGGGCGGCGAGACCCACGCACCCTCCCGCCGGGCGGCCGGACCCACGCACCCTCCCGCCGGGCGGCCGGACCCACGCACCCTCCCGCCGGGCGGCGAGACCCACGCACCCTCCCGCCGGGCGGCTGGACCCACGCACCCTCCCGCCGGGCGGCTGGACCCACGCACCCTCCCGCCGGGCGGCGAGACCCACGCACCCTCCCGCCGGGCGGCGAGACCCACGCACCCTCCCGCCGGGCGGCCGGACCCACGCACCCTCCCGCCGGGCGGCGAGACCCACGCACCCTCCCGCCGGGCGGCGAGACCCACGCACCCTCCCGCCGGGCGGCGAGACCCACGCACCCTCCCGCCGGGCGGCCGGACCCACGCACCCTCCCGCCGGGCGGCGAGACCCACGCACCCTCCCGCCGGGCGGCGAGACCCACGCACCCTCCCGCCGGGCGGCCGGACCCACGCACCCTCCCGCCGGGCGGCGAGACCCACGCACCCTCCCGCCGGGCGGCCGGACCCACGCACCCTCCCGCCGGGCGGCGAGACCCACGCACCCTCCCGCCGGGCGGCGAGACCCACGCACCCTCCCGCCGGGCGGCGAGACCCACGCACCCTCCCGCCGGGCGGCTGGACCCACGCACCCTCCCGCCGGGCGGCGAGACCCACGCACCCTCCCGCCGGGCGGCTAGACCCACGCACCCTCCCGCCGGGCGGCGAGACCCACGCACCCTCCCGCCGGGCGGCCGGACCCACGCACCCTCCCGCCGGGCGGCCGGACCCACGCACCCTCCCGCCGGGCGGCGAGACCCACGCACCCTCCCGCCGGGCGGCGAGACCCACGCACCCTCCCGCCGGGCGGCTAGACCCACGCACCCTCCCGCCGGGCGGCGAGACCCACGCACCCTCCCACGCTACTTCCCCCAAACAGCCGAGGCCTCGGCGCCCACGTTCAAGAGACTCAACCGTGTTGTGAAAATCACGTGGCCTTTGGAATCTGGAGGTCTGGGTTTCAGTGCAGTTCCATgaggtcttgggcaagtcacttcgcctatcctgagcctcagtttccccatgggGGTGATGTTCTCTATCTCGTTTCCTCGAGATTAAGTGACAGCAGGAGTATGAGAGGGCCTGGCACCCTGTGGGAACAGAAGTGTTGGTGGGGTTAAGTGGAGTCACACAGGTGGGGTGACCTGGACCCGCCAGACAGTCTGGGACCTGGGCCTGAGTGGATCACCCTGTGACCCGGTCCCAGCTGTGAGACTGCTCCCCTGAAAGGAGGATGGATGCTGGACAGCACATCTGCTCCGTACAGCCCTGGGGGCTGGCGGCCTCCCTGAGCCACCCATCCCGCAGGCTGAAGCAGGAACAGTCTGCACGGCATGGCAGCGCCCTCTGCTGGCCAGGCTGGGCTGGCACTGGCTGCGCCTCAGCACAGGGTGATGATGACCCTAAAACCAGCCTCGGGCAGGGCCTCCACACCCCTGTACTGGGCAGGCAGGCCAGGCCCCGGCCCAGGAGGGACCCTGGTAGGTGGGAAgcccattcccattttacagatgagaaaactgaggatcagagaagtgaagtaaacTGCTGTTGAATGGTCGAGCCAGACCCACCCCGCAGTGCTCTTCCTCCTACTCCAGATAGAGTCATTTTGTGTGAATATAACAGAACAGGCATACTGGAAACAGTGCCcttctttatttcattaaaatcaaattagacctgggtgggggagagataaattaggaggttaggattaacatatacacactactatatataaaatagatagccaacaaggacctattatatagcacagggaactctactcaatattttgtaataacctataagggaaaagaatctgagaaagaatatatatatatattcatatataactgaatcactgtgctgtacacctgaaactaacaggacactgtaaatccactatacttcaattaaaaaaaaaaatcaaattagaccTGACGCCACCTTGCCAGGGCTGCAGAAAAATTCATTGTTACTTGCTTTTGGAAGTGGGAGTGGGGCTCCTCTCCCCTAGGCCCATGCAAGGACCCAGGAGCCTAACATGATGCCAGAAAaggggggagtgagggggagggaAAATCTTCAGTATGTTGGGGCCACTGTGAGAGCTTCATGTCTAAGCCTCCAGGAGGCTCTGCTGCTTCCTTGCCAAGATCGGCAACCCTGGGGCCTGGGCCCATGCCCACATGCTCCCCGGGCGCTCCACACAGCGCAGCCCTGCCACCTGAGGTCCTGTCTCTTCCTGGTGAACACTGCTACTCTGGGTCACCGCATTCTCCCCAAActacctctttctcttctccccaaaCCCCCAGCCCAATCCCTTTAAATTACTCAAGATCCTGAAAATAAAAGTAGGAAAAGTAGGTTGAATAAGGGGAGGAAAGTAGATCAAGAACAAAGGGTAAATGATTATCTCGAGAAAAGTTCCTTCCCCTCTAAACTCTGCGGGGCAGCAACTTGTGCCTATGGGAAAATGCTATGTCCTTGGAATGACCTTCTTGCTGCAGCTGAAGCCAATAAGACATGGCTCAGACAGTGAgcaggttggttgaatccaactGAAGAAAGCCTGGGAGAGGGGTTGGTCATGAGGAATGGAACATGTTAACTCATGTCCCAACTAAACCGATAAAAGCTTAAAAAGAGGTTATGGAAAACTGGGTAAGGGGATAAATATCCAGGGAGCTTGGGTTGCAAAGCCATTCCTATCTGAAAGGGATGGACTTGGGGCCCCTGTTGTCATCTCAAGTATACGAAGGGCCTGGCGGGTCCAAACTGCGGCCCTCTGGACTCCGCAGTTCCCAGATCCACAATAGCGTCTTGAAGTTCTGACCAAAAAACATCCACTGCTTGGCCATAAACTACCAGCTTAGTGTCACCAGTTCCCTGAGGGTGGTGCCCATAGCCTGCTAGAGATGGTGCATCTGCTTCCTCAAGGGCCCTTTTCCAATCTGGGTAAGTTAAGGTTTAAACATGAagatgatgaaacaaattaagcCCTAAGGATCAAACTATCATGTTAAGTTTAGAAGTAACCTGTCTATAgtggtttctttaaaatattgtaatAGTTAAGAGACTCTAGCACATTAAAGACTGACAGATTAACTTGACGCgttttaaatatgtaatagaatttAGACTTGTGACTTTCAGTTGGAGGGGGAAAGAAAATTTAACTCCATTTTTGGGAATATTAtgagattttaaagaaaactggTGCTTCactatattaatacattttatttcttaggcTTATAAGAATTTATTACTTGGAGATATTTTGCTTGGTCAGGCAACCGAAGTGCTTACAAAGgaaatgtaatatattaaatttatgatTGCAGTTCAAAGTGTTTAGGggaatttaattaattaagtttgtAAATGATTTTTCAAAGGAGCTTAGGGTCTTCAAGTTGAGTTAATAGATCATTAATCAAAGAGAATCGAAGGTCACTAGTCTTATCTTGCCATATTTATAAACAGAATAACAAGATTTGTAAACTGAACATAACTGCTTAAGGATAACTAGGTTATTTCTATGTTATGAAGGGaacattaatttaaaatctaAGTAACTCTAAGTAGTCCTTTCTGGACTGCccgcagatttaaaaaaataattcacagGAATAGCTATTAATgctaatagctaatatttatggagGGCTTTACACGGACGATCTCATTCCATCTTCCATTCTATATGAGACCCTAGGAGGTCaggaacttgctcaaggccacacatcTAGGAAGCTGTACAGGTTGGACTTGAGTTGGCTCTTCTACTCCAGAGGCTGCGGTATTATTTTTTGGAGGAGAAATTCTgcattctccctttttcttttctttttttttttggccttgccgcacagcatatgggatcttagtcctccaaccagggatcaaacccataccccctgcagtggaagctcagagtcttaacacctggaccaccagggaagtccccagaagctACAGTATTAACCACAGTGCTGAATGATCTTTGGGGCCTGGGTTTCCAGGGTCTGCACCGAGGTCCCTGGAGAATGGCTACACTTCCCTAACTTATACCAGTGAATGCGAGCTTGTCAGGGCCCCGTCTGCCCAGCTGCTTTGGTGCTCAGCAGAAATAGggaagggacttttttttttttgacatctattaatttttttaaaaaataaatttatttatttatttgcttttattttggctgtattgggtcttctttgctgtgcacgggctttctctagctgtggcgagcgggggctactcttcgttgcggtgcacgggcttctcattgtcgtggcttctcttgttgcagagcacgggctctaggtgcgctggcatcagtagttgtggcttgcaggctcagcagctgtggctcgcgggctctagagtgcaggctcagtagttgtggcgcacggacttagttgctctgcggcatgtgggatcttcccaggccagggatcgaacccgtgtcctgcattgacaggcggattcttaaccactgcaccaccagggaagccctattaatttttttatacatatactttgtctcattttcccttaaaatgtacatcttcaggattttttaaaaaatattgagctatagttgatgtacaatatgtttcaggtgtacaacacagtgattcacaatttttaaaggttat
Coding sequences within it:
- the LOC133105014 gene encoding basic proline-rich protein-like; translated protein: MAAPGSWTDCSKPLPLPALPVSTSHGQTCWGKCRLLTGSSDPKMLELGPGPGLGPGPETEPHQPLFTGSTDVSPKTEIPGCGPRDVSGFPGALVGLSRSLSTTQLLALPPGGETHAPSRRAARPTHPPAGRRDPRTLPPGGWTHAPSRRAAGPTHPPAGRLDPRTLPPGGETHAPSRRAARPTHPPAGRPDPRTLPPGGRTHAPSRRAARPTHPPAGRPDPRTLPPGGETHAPSRRAAGPTHPPAGRRDPRTLPPGGRTHAPSRRAAGPTHPPAGRRDPRTLPPGGWTHAPSRRAAGPTHPPAGRRDPRTLPPGGETHAPSRRAAGPTHPPAGRRDPRTLPPGGETHAPSRRAARPTHPPAGRPDPRTLPPGGETHAPSRRAARPTHPPAGRPDPRTLPPGGETHAPSRRAAGPTHPPAGRRDPRTLPPGGETHAPSRRAARPTHPPAGRLDPRTLPPGGETHAPSRRAARPTHPPAGRRDPRTLPPGGRTHAPSRRAAGPTHPPAGRRDPRTLPPGGETHAPSRRAARPTHPPAGRRDPRTLPRYFPQTAEASAPTFKRLNRVVKITWPLESGGLGFSAVP